Below is a window of Myroides profundi DNA.
TTATCACTATTCATACCAAACATTATCAAAAGTATATCTTAGATAAAGAGGCGTTTAGTCATGCTCATAACTTGATAGGAGTGATTAATTGTGCTTATCCGGAGGCGGTTAACGAAGTGGATTTAGTGGATGTAGTAAATGCTGAAACGGTTTTGTTTGCTGGGATTGATCGATTCGAAGAGGAGCCTCATCCCGCTATTCAAGTGCTGATGCAACCTGCTTTTTCTTTATCGCCTAATATTAATGCTTCTACAGATGAAAGCAAAGTGTTAATATGGGATGAAATTTTTGAGAAAATGCAAGTATTGCGAAAATAATAAGTAGTTTTATGCATCTAAAAAAATAAAACTATGTTAGAGCAAATTACAAAATTAGTAGAACAAATCAGTTCTAGTGAAGTAGCTAAAGGAGGGATCACTTCAGATCTTACAAGTGCAGTTACTAAAGAAACAGGAGACAGCATTATCAATGGATTAAAGGATAGTGTTAGTTCTGGAGATATTAGTGGATTGACAAATTTATTATCAGGTCAAGCTTCTAATATCGCATCTAATCCTATCGTAACAGGGATGATAGGTAATCTTATCAGTGGATTAGTTGGAAAATTAGGTTTATCAGAAGGTGTAGCAGGAAGTTTTGCTAATGGTGTAGTACCACAAGTGGTATCAGCTATAGTAGCTAAAATACAAGGAGGAGAATCAGGTTTTGATATATCTACAATCTTAAGTGGACTAGGACAAGGAGGAGCACAAGACATGCTAGGATCTTTACTAGGAGGAAAAGAAGGATTAGGAGGAGCAATCGATAAATTAAAAGGATTGTTCTAGTCGTTATAACGTATTAATATAAAAGCGGTTACTTACTATGTGAGTAACCGCTTTTTATTTTATTTAGAATTATTAAAAATAAAAGTTCTCATAACTTGATTTTATGTTAAGATTTACTATATATTTGCATTTATATAAAATTGGTCTAAATAATAATTGGTAATTGTTTTTTTACAATATATTGATTGTTAGATTATTGAAAAGTTGTTGTTAATTATGGAGTACATAAATAGCTGTTAAATATTTAAGAGGTAAGGATAAACTCTTATTTGTGATTGACATCTTAGTTAAATATTCAATATATAGTAATCAAAAGGCAGATTATCTGTTATCAAGTGTCTTTTGAGCAATACAATCTTAAATGAAAAAATATATACTACTTACGTTCTTATTCTCTTTTACCCTTTTCTGCCATGCTCAACAACTGGCTTATTCTGTAAAAGGAAAAGTGTTAGATGAAAAAAATGTACCAATAGCTTATGCAACTGTTGTTGGTATAGAATCTAATCAGTCTACTCAGACTGATGAAAAAGGAAACTTTGAATTTAAAGTTCCGAATAAAAAAGAGACCATAGAGATTAGTTTTATGGGATATAGTTCTTTTAAAAGCATTATTACTTTTGACCAAGAAACTACTAAAGTGCTGTCAGTAAAATTAAAAGAACAACAACAGCAATTAAGTGAAATTAATATTAAAGCTAAGAGTGCTAGTGAAAAGGTAAGACAAAGTGCTTATACTGTAAACGCTGTAGAGGTAAAAGCTTTAGCCAATACAGTATCTGATGTCAATCAGATCTTAAATAGAAGTGCTGGAGTACGTGTGCGTGAAGAAGGGGGACTTGGTTCTAACTTTAATTTTGCTCTAAACGGTTTTAGTGGAAATCAGATCAAATTCTACTTAGATGGAGTTCCTTTAGAAGGTGTAGGATCTTCTTTTCAACTAAACAATATCCCTGTAAATATGATAGAACGCATAGAAATCTATAAAGGGGTAGTTCCTATTAGTTTAGGAGGGGATGCTCTAGGAGGTGCTCTAAATATTATCACTAAGAATACAAAGCATAAATATTTAGATGCGACAGTATCTTATGGTTCTTTTAATACTGTGCGTTCATCTGTGAACATGGGAATGACTACAGACAAAGGATATAAGCTTCAATTAAATGCTTATCAAAACTATTCTGACAATGATTATAAAGTGGATGTAGATGTTCACAATTTTGAAACAGGAGTACTTACGCCAAAAAGAGTTCGTCGTTTCCACGATCGTTATCACAATGAAGGAATTGTCCTAAAAGGTGGTATGGTAAATAAGTGGTATGCTGATGAGTTACTATTTGGTATTACGTTAGGAAAGAATTACAATCAAATTCAGACGGGTAATAGAATGGAGGATGTCTATGGAGGGAGATTTACTAAAGGAGACTTAATCTTGCCTAGCCTTAGTTATACAAAGAGAGATTTCTTAGTAGAAAATCTGAATGTGTCTGTAAATGCAAATTATAATCTAGGTAGTGAACAAGCAGTAGATACAATGAATAGATTGTATAATTGGGATGGAGATTATATTATAAAAAACACTTTAAAGAAAGAAGGAGGGGAGATAGAGAGAAGAAGGTTTAAGTATAAGAATAATAATGGATCAGTAATCGCTAATGCGAA
It encodes the following:
- a CDS encoding TonB-dependent receptor, yielding MKKYILLTFLFSFTLFCHAQQLAYSVKGKVLDEKNVPIAYATVVGIESNQSTQTDEKGNFEFKVPNKKETIEISFMGYSSFKSIITFDQETTKVLSVKLKEQQQQLSEINIKAKSASEKVRQSAYTVNAVEVKALANTVSDVNQILNRSAGVRVREEGGLGSNFNFALNGFSGNQIKFYLDGVPLEGVGSSFQLNNIPVNMIERIEIYKGVVPISLGGDALGGALNIITKNTKHKYLDATVSYGSFNTVRSSVNMGMTTDKGYKLQLNAYQNYSDNDYKVDVDVHNFETGVLTPKRVRRFHDRYHNEGIVLKGGMVNKWYADELLFGITLGKNYNQIQTGNRMEDVYGGRFTKGDLILPSLSYTKRDFLVENLNVSVNANYNLGSEQAVDTMNRLYNWDGDYIIKNTLKKEGGEIERRRFKYKNNNGSVIANANYALSEHHLFAVNYNLSLFNRKGEDLLDASLKNNNLPKKSNKAILGFSYQYTHNEKWNAIVFLKKYFQYNYSERYYNETYFTQDNRQNFTGYGVATAYNILPDLQVKGSFEHSIRMPEAYEMFGDEVNLASNYNLKPESSNNFNVGLQYGFTINEVNQFKVETNFLYRKAKDYIKEEVNTGQGTAAQKVNRNIGGVLVKSFDGEIRYSYKDFFSVMANVTYQDILNDMKYENNSEEVSALYRDRVANIPYLYGNGMVSFNFKEVFGSKNSLRLDYNMMYVQKYYLYAPSAGIAKYKRYIPEQFSQDISLHYAIRDGRYNVAVEVKNLANKTLYDNFSLQKPSRSVTLKLRYNL